In a genomic window of Chryseobacterium sp. G0162:
- the bglX gene encoding beta-glucosidase BglX, with protein MKRVYFLLAFSALGMNVYGQKTTDQKVAELLSKMTLEEKVGQMVQYSGFEYATGPQHSNSAAVLEEIKKGKVGSMLNVAGAEETRAFQKLAMQSRLKIPLLFGQDVIHGYRTTFPVNIGQAASWDLGMIEKSERIAATEASAYGIHWTFAPMVDIARDPRWGRVMEGSGEDTYLGTQIGLARIKGFQGKGLGNLDAVMACAKHFAAYGAAVGGRDYNSVDMSLRQLNETYLPPFKAAAEAGVATFMNSFNDINGIPATANQYIQRNLLKGKWNYKGFVVSDWGSIGEMIPHGYAKDGAEAAEKAIQGGSDMDMESRVYMAELPKLVKEGKVDPKLVDDATGRILTKKFEMGLFDDPYRFSNEKRQKEQTNNQENRKFGREFGSKSIVLLKNKDNILPLSKTVKTVALIGPFGKETVANHGFWSIAFKDDTQRIVSQFDGIRNQLDKNSTLLYAKGCNVDDQDKTMFAEAIETARKADVVIMTLGEGHAMSGEAKSRSTIGFSGVQEDLLKEIAKTGKPIVLMINAGRSLIFNWAADHIPAIVYTWWLGTEAGNSIADILFGTVNPGGKLPMTFPRTEGQIPVYYNHYNTGRPAKNNTDRNYVSAYIDLDNDPKFPFGFGLSYTNFVYSDMVLSSENLKGNQRLTINVTVSNTGKYDGEEVVQLYIRDLFGKVVRPVKELKGFKKIFIKKGEAKKVEFTLTPEDLKFFDDELNFDWEAGEFDIMVGTNSQNVQTKRINWVK; from the coding sequence CAATATAGTGGATTTGAATATGCCACAGGGCCTCAACATTCTAATTCAGCTGCAGTGTTAGAAGAAATAAAAAAGGGAAAAGTGGGCTCTATGCTGAATGTTGCCGGAGCAGAAGAAACCAGAGCATTTCAGAAGTTGGCCATGCAATCCCGATTGAAAATTCCTTTATTGTTCGGACAAGATGTTATTCATGGATACAGAACTACTTTTCCTGTTAATATTGGACAGGCTGCAAGTTGGGATCTGGGAATGATAGAAAAATCAGAAAGAATTGCTGCTACAGAAGCCTCTGCTTATGGTATTCACTGGACTTTTGCCCCGATGGTAGATATTGCCAGAGATCCTAGGTGGGGAAGAGTGATGGAGGGTTCAGGAGAAGATACTTATCTGGGAACTCAAATCGGATTGGCAAGAATTAAAGGATTTCAGGGGAAAGGATTAGGAAATCTTGATGCGGTTATGGCTTGTGCAAAACATTTTGCAGCCTATGGTGCAGCGGTAGGCGGCAGAGATTATAATTCTGTTGACATGAGCCTTAGGCAATTGAATGAAACTTATCTTCCGCCCTTCAAAGCTGCTGCCGAAGCAGGAGTGGCTACGTTTATGAACTCTTTCAATGACATCAATGGAATTCCAGCTACTGCCAATCAATATATCCAAAGAAATTTATTAAAAGGAAAATGGAATTATAAAGGTTTTGTGGTTTCGGACTGGGGCAGTATTGGGGAGATGATTCCTCACGGATATGCAAAAGATGGTGCTGAAGCCGCTGAAAAAGCAATTCAGGGAGGCAGTGATATGGATATGGAAAGCAGGGTATATATGGCAGAACTACCGAAACTTGTTAAAGAAGGAAAAGTTGATCCTAAACTAGTAGATGATGCCACAGGAAGAATTTTAACCAAAAAATTCGAGATGGGGCTTTTCGACGATCCTTACCGATTCAGCAATGAAAAAAGACAAAAAGAACAAACTAATAACCAGGAAAACAGAAAATTCGGAAGGGAATTCGGGTCTAAAAGTATCGTTCTCCTTAAAAATAAGGACAATATCCTTCCGCTTTCAAAAACAGTAAAAACAGTGGCTTTGATTGGTCCGTTTGGAAAGGAAACCGTAGCCAATCATGGGTTTTGGTCTATTGCTTTTAAAGATGATACCCAACGAATTGTTTCACAGTTTGATGGAATTAGAAATCAGCTCGATAAAAACTCTACCTTATTATATGCAAAAGGCTGCAATGTAGATGATCAGGACAAAACGATGTTTGCAGAAGCAATAGAGACCGCCAGAAAAGCAGATGTGGTGATTATGACTTTAGGAGAGGGACATGCGATGAGTGGTGAAGCAAAAAGCCGAAGTACTATTGGCTTTTCCGGAGTACAGGAAGATTTGTTGAAAGAAATTGCCAAAACAGGAAAACCAATTGTGCTCATGATTAATGCAGGAAGATCTTTGATTTTCAACTGGGCGGCAGACCATATTCCGGCTATTGTTTATACCTGGTGGCTGGGAACAGAAGCGGGAAATTCTATTGCCGATATTCTTTTTGGAACCGTAAATCCTGGTGGAAAGCTTCCTATGACTTTCCCGAGAACTGAAGGGCAGATTCCAGTGTATTATAATCACTATAATACGGGAAGACCTGCAAAAAATAATACGGACAGAAATTATGTTTCAGCATATATCGATCTTGACAACGATCCGAAATTTCCATTTGGATTTGGGTTAAGCTATACAAATTTTGTCTATTCCGATATGGTTTTGAGTTCTGAAAACCTGAAAGGAAATCAGAGATTGACCATAAATGTTACAGTTTCCAATACCGGGAAATATGATGGTGAGGAAGTGGTGCAGCTTTACATAAGAGATCTTTTTGGAAAAGTAGTAAGACCTGTAAAAGAATTAAAAGGATTTAAAAAAATATTCATTAAGAAAGGAGAAGCTAAAAAAGTAGAATTTACATTAACTCCTGAAGATCTGAAATTTTTTGATGACGAACTGAATTTTGACTGGGAAGCAGGTGAGTTTGATATTATGGTGGGAACCAACTCTCAGAATGTACAAACTAAAAGAATTAATTGGGTGAAATAA